ACGGTTGTAAAAAACTCACCAGTGCTATTATACACTATTTGCCATGCCAAAGGTAGGGCAAAGTGCGTATTTCATCGGCAAAGAACCCTTATTTCACGGACAAACCGCCGCAGGCCTCGTACATCCTGCGGCGGTTCTCTTATTCAACGACGAGCGCGCCTTCTTCGCGCTGCGCCGCGTAGCCTACGATTTCCGCGCAGGGAATCGCAGCCTGCAATTCTTGCAGCAAGGCCATGCAGTCCCGTTCCGAGACGGCGATGAGCAATCCTCCCGACGTCTGCGGGTCATACAGGATATCCATCATAGCCCGGCCGATGTCGCCCCTGACGATGACCTGCCCGTCCGTATAAGCCCGGTTGCGGTATGCGCCGGCGGGAATAAAGCCCATGTCGGCCATCTCGCAGGCTTCACCGTAATAGGGAACGCTTCCCGCCATGACGTGCAGCGTAAGGCCGCTTCCCCGGGCCATTTCAAAGGCGTGGCCCAAAAAGCCGAAGCCCGTCACGTCGGTGCAGCCGCCGACGTCGTAGCGGACCATGATATCCCTGGCCGCCTTGTTGAGCTGCGCCATTTGGCTGTGCAGCTCGCGCAGCAGGCCTTCCTCCACCATATCTCCCTGGGCCGCCGTCATGAGGATGCCTACGCCTAAGGGCTTGGTCAAAATCAATACGTCGCCTTCGCGGGCCGACGAATTGCGCAGGAGCTTCTGCGGATGGACGAAGCCCGTCACAGACAGGCCGTACTTAGGCTCCTTGTCTTCTATGGTATGGCCGCCTGTAATGAGGACGCCCGCTTCATAGGCCTTATCATAGCCGCCCTGCAGGATAGCCCGGACGGCATCCTTTCCCATCTGCGAATTGATGCACATGACGTTCATAGCCAGCTTCGGCTCGCCGCCCATGGCATACACATCGCTCAGGGCGTTGGCCGCCGCAATTTGTCCAAATAAGAACGGGTCGTCGACGATGGGCGGAAAGAAATCGACGGTCTGCACCAAGGCCAATTCCTCGCTGACGACGTATACCGACGCGTCGTCGCTCTTATCGTAGCCGACGATCAGCCGTTCGTCATATCTTGTTGGAATACCTTCCAACAGCTGCGCCAGTTCCCCGGCGCCAATCTTAGCACCTCACCCCGAGCAGGACGCCATTTGAGTCAATTTGATCCTTTCATCCATAGCCGGCACCTCCCTTCTTCAGCTTCCATATCCCTACAGGATACGGTTTACCGGCCTTCCCGTTCCAGGATTTCCTTGCCGACAGTCACGCCGGCCGCCGAGGCCTGCACCAGCCCCCGCGTAATGCCGGCGCCGTCGCCGATGGCAAAGAAATTGGGAATCTTCGTTTCCAATTTGTGATTCAGTTCCAGCCGGTTGGAATAAAATTTAACTTCCACGCCGTACAGCAGCGTATGGCGCGAATTGGCACCGGGAGCCACCTTGTCCAGCGCCTCGAGCATTTCCTTGATGTCCTGCAGGTGGCGGTACGGCAGGACGAGGGACAAGTCGCCCGGCGTCGCATCAGGCATCGTCGGCCGCACGAGGCCCCGCAGAATGCGCTCCGGCGTCGAACGGCGGCCGTCGAGAAGATCTCCCAGCCGCTGGACAATGACGCCGCCGCCGAGGATATTGGCCAAATTGGCGATGTATTTGCCGTATTTGATCGGCTCGTGGAAGGGCTCGGTGAACTTCTTCGACACGAGGATGGCAAAGTTCGTGTTTTCGCTGCGCTTGTGAGCATAGCTGTGGCCGTTGACCGTCAAGAGGCCGTCGTTGTTTTCTTCTACGACGAAGCCATAGGGATTCATGCAGAAGGTACGAATCCTATCGTCGAAGGACTTGCTGAAATAGATGAGCTTCGATTCGTACACTATGTCGGTAATGGTCTCTAAAATTTCTGCCGGCATTTCTACGCGCACACCGATATCGACGGCGTTGGACGTCAGCTTGAGGCCCAGCTTGTCTACTTCGCCGACAAACCATTCCGAGCCTTCCCGGCCCGGCGCGCAGACCAGGTAGCGGCAGGCATACAGCTGATCTGCTATGATAACGCCCCGCACCTGCCCGTCTTCCACGACGATATGGTCTACGGCCGTATCGGCCATGATGTCGATCTTGCCGTCGAGGAAGTCGCGCATATTCGTCAGTATCTGGGCGTTTACATCCGTGCCGAGGTGGCGTATCCGCGCCGGAATAAGCCGTAAATCAGCCGCCGCGGCCTTGCGCTGCATCTGGCGGATGCACTCCTTATTTTCGTCGCCGTATACCTTGCGGTCTGCGCCGCCGAAGCGGCAGTATACGTCGTCGACATAGGCTATTTTTTCCATGAGCTCGGCCTTGGACATGTAGTCGTCCAAATTGCCGCCGTATTCCGTCGTCAGCGTCAACTTGCCGTCGCTGAAGGCGCCGGCGCCGCCCCAGCCGCACACGACGTTGCGGACCTTATCCTTAGGCAGGGCGTTTTTATTGCGGCTCGTCGCAATGCGCTCGCGAATGTCCTGCCCCTTTTCCACGATGAGAATACTCAGGCCCGTATCGGCCAGCTCCAGAGCCGTAAAAATACCGGCCGGCCCGGCCCCGATAATGATGACGTCATAGGTTTTTACAGCGTTCATCGTCTATCTCTCCTTTCGCCGCGGCCTGCTGCCGCGCAGTCGGGATATCTGCGATTGTATATCAACTATCCTCATTTAGCGTATCATGGGGCACGGGCCCTGTCAATATAAGGCGACCCCTGCTCTTCCCGGCAGGTTGTGCTATAATAAGGGCATGACTATACAAGCAAGGAGAGGTTTCATATGGCACAAAAACGAAAAGACCGACGGCAGCAGGCTGTCGACGACCCGAAGGAAGAGCTTCGGCTGCAGGAATACATCTTTCTCTGGACCTTCCTGCTCATGGTCCTCCTATTAGTGTCCTTATATCTGCAAATCAATCCGATCGTCCCGGCAGCGGCAGGCGTCGTCCTCGTCGTGTCTACTATCGCCCTGTACGTCAAATACCGCGAATTCTACGCCGTCCGCGACCGAGGCCAGCGTACCTGGTGCTCCGTCCTGTCGATGTACGCCAGCCTGCTCCTCACGCTGGGCTGCGCCTATTACTACTCGCAGCACGAAAAGCTGACCGACGAATACGCCCTCGTGTTCCTCTTCGGCTTTCTGTTCTTTACGTACATGGCCTACCGCACACTGAGCCGTTCCATGGTCGTCGGCAACAAGCGAGTTCGCGTAAAACGCTGACGGCAGCGGGAAAAAGCCGGCAGGAAACAGTTATGCCGAAAGGCCAGGCAAAAGGCCGAAACGAATCAACTGCATACTTGAGAATATAAAAACAGCGCACACGATATCGTATGCGCTGTTTTTATGCACGCCGCTATAAACGGCGCAGCCTGTCGCTCTTAGCCTTCGAAGGGATGAGCGGCCTGTTTTTTCATGATATCTGTCGTAATTGCGTCAGAGCAGCAAACGGCGACGACGTCTACGACGTCTTCTGTCGAGCAGCCACGGGACAAGTCGAGAATCGGTTTTGCCAAGCCCTGAACCAAGGGGCCAAGAGCCGTTGCGTTGGCAAAACGCTGAACCATCTTGTAGCCGATGTTAGCAGCATCGAGGTTCGGGAAAATGAGGACGTTGGCATGGCCGGCAACCTTGGAACCCGGAGCTTTGCGTTCGCCAACTTCCGGTACCAACGCGGCGTCAGCCTGCATTTCGCCGTCGAAGTCGAATTCTACGCCGCGGTCTTTCAGGATCTGTACAGCCTGACGAACTTTGTCGACAGATTCGCCGGCGCCGCTGCCCATGGTGGAGTAGGACAAGAAGGCAACGCGAGGTCTTAACATCTGTACAGTTCTTTCAGCACGTTCCACGCAGATGCAGGCAATGTCAGCCAGCTGTTCTGCCGTCGGATCGGGAATAACACCGCAGTCGCCCAGTACGAGGATGCCGTTATCGCCGTACTGCGGCGTATTGGTCAGCAAAATGAAGGCACTGGATACGGTCTTGTTGCCCGGACGGGGGCCTACGACCTGAAGGCCGGCGCGGATAACGTCGGCAGACGTCGTAATCGCACCGGATACGACACCGTCAGCTTCGCCGAGAGCAACGAGGCCGGCAGCGAAGAAGGTGTAGTTGTTAACCATAACTTCGTATGCTTTTTCCGGCGTCATGCCTTTCTTTTCGCGGCGTTTTGCAAAATATGCGCACAATTCGTCCATGCGGTAATACGTTGCCGGGTCGATTACTTCAACGCCCGTAAGGTCAATCTGGTATTTAGCAGCATCTTTTTTGATTTGTTCCAGTTTGCCTACGAGGACAATTCTGGCAAAGCCTTCGGCCAAAACACGTTCGGCAGCTTTCAGTACGCGGGGGCTGCTCGTTTCCGGAAGAACAATCTTCTTCTGCGCTTTCGCAACACGGGCTTTCAAATCTTCAGTAAATCGCATGAGGGAACCACTCCTTAAATAAATCTTAAAAATGAATGTTTGACAGCTTTATTATAATACAAAATGGAGTCGAATCAAATACGTTTCGCCTGCTTATTGCAATAATACGAACAATTCGGCATGAAAGTTAATCATTTTATAATATACTATTATGCATTTATGCTATCATACATGAGTCTATGTGTTATCTTAAAGGCCGGCGGCAGAACGAAGGGAGTTTCGTTCCTGACCAGAAGACGAGGAATTTCAGCAAAGAGGGGATATCTTCGTATGCCAACAGGAAGCAACGACAGACATTCGGTACGCAGCGTCTTGGCCAATAACCGTCATACATGCAAAAAAAGACATACACCGAAGTGTATGTCTTGTAAAAAAATTGGTGGGCGATAACAGGATCGAACTGCTGACATCCTGCTTGTAAGGCAGGCGCTCTCCCAGCTGAGCTAATCGCCCGGATAGTGGTGACCCCTACGGGATTCGAACCCATGTTCTCGCCGTGAAAGGGCGGTGTCTTAAACCACTTGACCAAGGGGCCATGCTAGAGTAAATGATGGTGATCCACCCGAGATTCGAACTCGGGACACCCTGATTAAAAGTCAGGTGCTCTACCGACTGAGCTAGTGGATCATAAATTTGGCAGGGGTAGCTGGATTCGAACCAACGATGACGGAGTCAGAGTCCGTAGCCTTACCGCTTGGCGATACCCCTGTATTGGCTCCTCAAGTAGGACTCGAACCTACGACAAATCGGTTAACAGCCGATTGCTCTACCGACTGAGCTATTGAGGAATAGCTTCCTCTTAAAGAGGAAATATGGAGCGGAAAACGAGGCTCGAACTCGCGACCCCCACCTTGGCAAGGTGGTGCTCTACCACTGAGCTACTTCCGCATGACGACGAAGTTTATTTTAGCACTTTCGTTTGTGCTTGTCAACACATTTTTTGAAAGTTTTTTAAGAACTTTTTTGCGACGTTCTTTCTAACCTTCTCTGTGTCGGCGAGTTCATCAGAACGCTTAATCATAATATCACGCCTCCTGTAATCTGTCAATAGATTTTTTCACTTTTTTCGCAAATAGTTGATGGAATTGATTATATGATGAATTCTACCAGATATACTCTACTTTCTCCATAAAAGAAGCGCCGCAAAAAATATCTCCGCGGCGCCTTACCTATCTTACGTTTATGTAGCTGTCATGAGCCAAGACATGCAGGAGAATCGTGTCTGTCCTGCCGCCGTTCCTTACCGCCATGATTCAGCTTCTCCGATAAAGCCGCGGACGACGTTGGGGATTTCCAGGTCTTTCGTGCCTGCGCCGTAAGCCGTGATGTCATGGACAAAGGACTTGGGCCGGGGGCCGATATAGGAAGCCAGGGTCTTGACGAGGGCCGCGCCGGTCGGCGTGACGAGTTCGCCGCGGATGTCCGTAGCATAATAGGGAATGCCTGCCAGCAGTTCTGCCGTAGCCGGAGCCGGTACGGGCATAACGCCGTGGGCGCAGCGTACGAAGCCGCTGCCGACGTGGAGAGGCGACGCGCCGATTTGCTCTATGCCCAGATATTCGAGAGCCCAGGCAACGCCGACGATGTCCAGGATGCAGTCGACGGCCCCGACTTCATGGAAATGAATCTGGTCGACAGGCACGCCGTGAACCTTTGCCTCGGCTTTTGCCAGCTCGCCGAATACGGCGAGGCTTTTCGCCTTAACGCTGTCCGACAGCGGCGACGCTTCGATAATCGCCGTGATTTCCTGCAGGCCGCGGTGCTGGTGATGATGGTGATGGCCCGTCGTATCGACGAGATGCTCGTGGCTGTGCGAACCGTGATGTTCGTGATGATGATGGTGCTCATGATCGTGCCCGCCGTCGTGCGCATGGTGATGACGTTCCGCATCAAGAATTACGTTGTAATAGACCGATTGAATTCCCAGCTTGGAAACGGATTCGCAGACGAGGGAATATCCTTCCAGCTTCAGCGAAGCCATGGCGTCCTGAAAGGCGTCGAAGGGCACGCCGGCCTGCAGAAGCATGCCGGTGAACATATTGCCGCTGATGCCGGAAAAACAATCGAGGTATAAGGTCTTCATGTATAATCTCCTTCCTGCCGCAAAGGGGCATCGCTATCGTCTTATTTCAATTCCTTATTCATCATGTCTACTGCCGCATCCAGCAGGGACAAGCCGATGACCGAGCCCATGCCCTGATCCGTATCCTGCCCCGTTTCAAAGAAGGCCTTGAGGCCCATCTTTTTCATCTGCATCTGATGAACCGGCTCGGCATATCGCGCCGAAGGGATGACGTAGTCGTCTACCTGAGAGCAGAGGGCCCGGCTGAGCAGTACGGCCGCTCCCGTCACCGCGTTGTCGAATACGACGAGGAGACGGCGATGGGCCGCCGCCAATATGAGGCCGACCATGGCGGCGATATCGGGCGAGCCGGCGCGGCGCAGCAAATCCAGAGGATCGCCGGCATCCAGTTCCAGCCGGTCCATGAGAGCCGTCAGCTGCTCCAGCTTGCCCTGCGATTTCATATGGGACGGCAAGTCGTTCATAGAATCGCGGAAGAAGGCCGCTGTGAGGATAAAGGCCGTCAGCAGACCCCGTTCGCCGATATTGCCGAGGCCGAGGGCGTTGTAATGCTCGTCGGCCAGATTTTCTCCGATTTGCAGGCCGCTGAACATGGCGTCCAGCATCTGGTCTTCCGTCATGGCCGGCCCTTTGGCCCAAAAATGGCTGCCGTGCATGACCTTCAAGTCCTGAACGCCTTCCGATTCGGGAATATTCTGCTCCAGTCCCATATCCAGCAGCAACACGCCGGCTCCTATCTGATGGGCCACCTTGTTGATATGGCCCTTTCCGGCGGCGATTTCCAGCGCGGCGGCCTTGCTGCCCATGCCCTTCGTTTTATTTTCCCCGCCGTCGACGGCGTGGTCGGCGGCAAATAAGACGACGGCTTTTTTCAGCAGCGATGGCTGCAGCGTATCGGAGACGCCGGCAATACGGCCGGCCAAGTAAGTCAAATTCCCGTCCTGAGGGACGGCAAGGCTCGACAGCTTCGCGTAGCACTCGCCGGTCTTTTCCAGATTCAGGGGGCCGATACCGGCGATTACCTGTTCCAGCACACTATCCATTGCATACCTCCTGGTTACTCATTTTTGTCTATTATACCATAAAAGGACGGCTCTCCTGCAGAGAGTCGCCCCTTTTTATGCGGCTGAACAGTTTTATAATGCGCTGCCAAAGGCGTCCGTGTCGACGATCGCCTGCTTGAAGGCTTCTTTCGTCAGCGGAGACGGCACGCAGTTCCATTCCGTAATGGCCGGCGCTTTTTCGACGATCGCGTCGATTTCGTCGGCTTTGATATCCAAATCGGCCAACTTGACCGGATAGCCGGCTTTCTTGTAGAAGGCGGCTATCCGGTCGCGCAGTTCGAACTGCTTGTCGTACGTCAAGAGGACGAGTACGCCGAAGGATACGATTTCGCCGTGGAGATGGCCTTCTACGACCTGCGGCAGCACCGTCGACGAGTTGTAGAACAAGTGGGCGATAGACGAGTTATAATAGTATACGCCGTTGTGGCCTGTCGTGCAGTTGGAAACGAGGCCCGTGCTGATGATGATGTCCAATACGACCTGCTGCAGCTCATAGGTGACCTTCTTTTCCTTGAAGTCAGCCAAGGCTTTTTCACCGTATTCGAGAAGCGGTTCCGTGCAGACCTTGCCCAAAGCCCGCCCCAGGAGAATCGTATGGAAAATGTCGGCTGCGCGGCTGGCCAATTCGCTTTCGCATTCCTTGCTCATGGCGTCGCCGATGCCGGCCCAGAACAAGTCGAAGGGCGAGTCGGCGATGATGTCCATATTGATAAACGTATGGACCGGCGGCGTCGGCAGGTAGTAGTAACCGGCGAAGGATTTATCTTCGTTGTACATGACGGCGATGGCCGTAGACGGAGCGCAGTTCGAAGCGACCGTCGGGAAGGCGAAATAGGGCTTGCCGACTTTATCGGCTACGACCTTGCAGGTGTCGATAGCCCGGCCGCCGCCTACGCCGAAAATGAGGTCGGCATTTTTAACGGCGTCTTCAGCCATCAAGGCGTCTACCCGTTCGTACGTCGCGTCGTCGCCGTACCACAGCACGCCGAGAACTTCCAGATCGGTGTTTTTAATGGCGTCGAGGAGCAGCTTTTCCGCTTTGGACAAGGCCGTTTTGCCGCCGATAATGACGACTTTTTTGCCGAAAGGCTTCGTAACCTGGCCGATGGCATCGTAAGCGTTGGCGCCGATCGTAAAGGCCGGCAGCACCAGTGTGTAATCAGACTGAGACATAATTGTACCCCCTATACAAGTTATGTAAAATATAAATAAGTAATAGCTGAAGCCGTCATGCTATACGGCTCGAAAAAGTTAAAGCAGATATATTATACCACTGTCAGCAAAATCTGACTATTGGTAAACGAACATTATGTTTTTTTGTTTTCCTCCGGCGTATATTATCAATTGATATACATATCTGCATAAAATGATATTTTTTCATCACATACTACATATGACTTGTAACCTCTTTCATTATACTAGATAAGGCATGTATATTTGAGCCATTTTTTATTTTTTTGTCACCAAAAGATTTTATTATCACCGGAGGACGGACTGTGCCCCTGCCCACCTTGAAATTTTAATCTTATTGATATATAGTTAGAGTCGGTTAAAGGGCTTGCTCTAGTAGGAATCATTATAGCAGTTCATTTCTCAAAAGCAGCCCTAAAATTTTAAAAGGAGGTTGTTTTTGTATGAACGGTTTGTATTTAGTTATTGTTTCTGCACTCGTGTTCGTACTGGCTTACCGCTTTTACGGCGCCTTCATCGCCGCTAAAGTATTGACGCTGAACCAGTACAAAGTCACGCCGGCATTCCGTTTCGAAGACGGCCACGACTATGTTCCGACGAACAAATACGTCGTATTCGGCCATCACTTCGCAGCTATCGCTGGCGCAGGCCCGCTCGTAGGCCCGGTTATTGCCGCTCAGTTCGGTTATTTGCCCGGCGCGTTGTGGATTCTTATCGGGGGCGTCCTCGCAGGGGCCGTACACGATATGGTTATCCTCTTCGCTTCCATGCGCTATGACGGCAAATCCATCGCCGAAATCGCAAAAGCGCAGATCGGCGACAAAATCGGCTTGGCTACGTCCTTCGCCGTATTGTTCCTGAATATCCTCGCTATGGCCGGTATGGCCGTCGTCGTCGTCAACGCCTTGCACGACAGCCCGTGGGGTACCTTCACCATCGGCATGACGATTCCTATTGCTATTCTCGTCGGCTTGTATCTGCAGTTCCTGCGCCCCGGCAAGATTCAGGAAGCTACGATCATCGGCGTCGTCCTCGTATTGCTCGCCGTCGTCGTAGGCCCGTCCGTCCAGGCTTCGCCGACATTGGCTCCTATCTTTACCATTAGCGCCAGAGGCGTCAGCATCGCCTTGATCCTCTACGGTTTCATCGCCGCTGCCCTCCCTGTATGGCTGCTCCTCGCTCCGCGCGATTATTTGTCCACGTACATGAAGATCGGTACGATCGGCGCCTTGGCCCTCGGCATCATCATCGTCGGCCCGAGCGTTGAAATGCCTGCCGTTACGCAGTTCTGCGCCGGCGGCGGCCCGGTTATTACCGGCCCGGTTCTTCCGTACATCTTCATCACTATCGCCTGCGGCGCTATTTCCGGCTTCCACTGCATGATTTCCACAGGCACGACGCCGAAAATGCTCATGAACGAACGCTCTATCCTCCCCGTAGGCTATGGCGCAATGCTTACAGAATCCTTCGTCGGCATGATGGCTTTGATCGCAGCCTGCGCTCTCCAGCCGGCCGACTACTTCGCTATTAACTCTACAGCCGCTCACTTCCAGGCTCTCGGCATGCAGGTCGTTGACCTCCCGATGCTGAACCAGATGGTCGGCGAAGACGTTGCCCATCGTCCCGGCGGCGCCGTTTCCCTGGCAGTCGGCATGGCTCACATCTTCTCCAGAATTCCTGGCCTCGACCACCTCATGAACTACTGGTACCACTTCTGCATCATGTTCGAAGCATTGTTCATCATGACGATCATCGATGCCGGTACTCGTGTCGGCCGTTACATGTTCCAGGAACTTATCGGCCGCGTATGGCCTAAGTTCGGCGATCCCCATTGGCTCCCCGGCGGCATCATCGCTTCCGCATTAGTATCCGGCGCTTGGGGTTACATCGTACTGCAGGGCAGCTTGTCCACGATTTGGCCTATCTTCGGCGTATCCAACCAGTTGCTGGCTATCATTACCTTGGCTATTTCTTCCGTCGTTATCTGCAGCATGGGCAAAGCCCGCTACGTTTGGGTAACAGGCTTCCCCTGGGCTGTTTTGACGGTCGTTATCTTCTGGGCAGACTTCCTCAACATGTTTGAAATCTATCTGCCTCAGGGCGAAATGCTCATGTTTACCGTTTCGGCCATCATGGCTATCCTGGTAATCATCATCAGCGTCGCTTCCCTCAAGAAGTGCATGTACCTGGCTAAGACCGTTCCTGCCAGCTACGATACTACAGCTACCGTAGAAGCAGAAGAACTGAAGCATTTGGAACAGCTCGTCGCTCAGCAGGACGACGAAGGCGCAAGAGCAAGACGCTTCAAAGAATTGACGATTGCTCATCATTAATTCGAAAATTTGCTTGTCATGTAAAAAGGCTGTCTCGTAAGAGGCAGCCTTTTTCTATATATGGTATAATGCAGTATATCCCTTGGCGGCCTGCCGGCGCAGACTGCCGCACACTGTACTGCAAGGAGATGTTTTTATGTCCGAATATATCTGCAACGATTGTCCCCGGCGCTGCGGCGTCGTCCGCAGCCAATACTACACGCCCCATGCGCCCATGGCCGGCTACTGCCATACGTCCCTGCAGCCCGTCGTAGCCAGGGCGGCCCTGCACTTCTGGGAAGAGCCCTGCATCAGCGGCACGCGGGGTTCGGGGACCGTATTTTTTACGAGCTGCAACCTGCGCTGCTGCTTCTGCCAAAACGCCTCTATCAGTACGGGCGGCACGGGCATTCCCATTACGGTAAAGCGGCTGCGCGAAATCTACGGCGAACTTATCGCGCAAGGAGCCCACAACATCAATCTCGTCACGCCGACGCCCTATACCTGGGCTGTCCGGCAGAGCCTGGAGCAGCCCCTGCCCGTTCCCGTCGTCTACAACTGCGGCGGCTATGAAGCGCCGGAAACCATTGACGCCTTACGAGGTAAGGTACAAATTTATCTGCCTGACCTG
This region of Megasphaera stantonii genomic DNA includes:
- the selD gene encoding selenide, water dikinase SelD codes for the protein MDERIKLTQMASCSGUGAKIGAGELAQLLEGIPTRYDERLIVGYDKSDDASVYVVSEELALVQTVDFFPPIVDDPFLFGQIAAANALSDVYAMGGEPKLAMNVMCINSQMGKDAVRAILQGGYDKAYEAGVLITGGHTIEDKEPKYGLSVTGFVHPQKLLRNSSAREGDVLILTKPLGVGILMTAAQGDMVEEGLLRELHSQMAQLNKAARDIMVRYDVGGCTDVTGFGFLGHAFEMARGSGLTLHVMAGSVPYYGEACEMADMGFIPAGAYRNRAYTDGQVIVRGDIGRAMMDILYDPQTSGGLLIAVSERDCMALLQELQAAIPCAEIVGYAAQREEGALVVE
- a CDS encoding NAD(P)/FAD-dependent oxidoreductase, with the protein product MNAVKTYDVIIIGAGPAGIFTALELADTGLSILIVEKGQDIRERIATSRNKNALPKDKVRNVVCGWGGAGAFSDGKLTLTTEYGGNLDDYMSKAELMEKIAYVDDVYCRFGGADRKVYGDENKECIRQMQRKAAAADLRLIPARIRHLGTDVNAQILTNMRDFLDGKIDIMADTAVDHIVVEDGQVRGVIIADQLYACRYLVCAPGREGSEWFVGEVDKLGLKLTSNAVDIGVRVEMPAEILETITDIVYESKLIYFSKSFDDRIRTFCMNPYGFVVEENNDGLLTVNGHSYAHKRSENTNFAILVSKKFTEPFHEPIKYGKYIANLANILGGGVIVQRLGDLLDGRRSTPERILRGLVRPTMPDATPGDLSLVLPYRHLQDIKEMLEALDKVAPGANSRHTLLYGVEVKFYSNRLELNHKLETKIPNFFAIGDGAGITRGLVQASAAGVTVGKEILEREGR
- a CDS encoding iron-containing alcohol dehydrogenase family protein, which produces MSQSDYTLVLPAFTIGANAYDAIGQVTKPFGKKVVIIGGKTALSKAEKLLLDAIKNTDLEVLGVLWYGDDATYERVDALMAEDAVKNADLIFGVGGGRAIDTCKVVADKVGKPYFAFPTVASNCAPSTAIAVMYNEDKSFAGYYYLPTPPVHTFINMDIIADSPFDLFWAGIGDAMSKECESELASRAADIFHTILLGRALGKVCTEPLLEYGEKALADFKEKKVTYELQQVVLDIIISTGLVSNCTTGHNGVYYYNSSIAHLFYNSSTVLPQVVEGHLHGEIVSFGVLVLLTYDKQFELRDRIAAFYKKAGYPVKLADLDIKADEIDAIVEKAPAITEWNCVPSPLTKEAFKQAIVDTDAFGSAL
- a CDS encoding LarC family nickel insertion protein, which produces MKTLYLDCFSGISGNMFTGMLLQAGVPFDAFQDAMASLKLEGYSLVCESVSKLGIQSVYYNVILDAERHHHAHDGGHDHEHHHHHEHHGSHSHEHLVDTTGHHHHHQHRGLQEITAIIEASPLSDSVKAKSLAVFGELAKAEAKVHGVPVDQIHFHEVGAVDCILDIVGVAWALEYLGIEQIGASPLHVGSGFVRCAHGVMPVPAPATAELLAGIPYYATDIRGELVTPTGAALVKTLASYIGPRPKSFVHDITAYGAGTKDLEIPNVVRGFIGEAESWR
- a CDS encoding nicotinate-nucleotide--dimethylbenzimidazole phosphoribosyltransferase; protein product: MDSVLEQVIAGIGPLNLEKTGECYAKLSSLAVPQDGNLTYLAGRIAGVSDTLQPSLLKKAVVLFAADHAVDGGENKTKGMGSKAAALEIAAGKGHINKVAHQIGAGVLLLDMGLEQNIPESEGVQDLKVMHGSHFWAKGPAMTEDQMLDAMFSGLQIGENLADEHYNALGLGNIGERGLLTAFILTAAFFRDSMNDLPSHMKSQGKLEQLTALMDRLELDAGDPLDLLRRAGSPDIAAMVGLILAAAHRRLLVVFDNAVTGAAVLLSRALCSQVDDYVIPSARYAEPVHQMQMKKMGLKAFFETGQDTDQGMGSVIGLSLLDAAVDMMNKELK
- a CDS encoding carbon starvation protein A produces the protein MNGLYLVIVSALVFVLAYRFYGAFIAAKVLTLNQYKVTPAFRFEDGHDYVPTNKYVVFGHHFAAIAGAGPLVGPVIAAQFGYLPGALWILIGGVLAGAVHDMVILFASMRYDGKSIAEIAKAQIGDKIGLATSFAVLFLNILAMAGMAVVVVNALHDSPWGTFTIGMTIPIAILVGLYLQFLRPGKIQEATIIGVVLVLLAVVVGPSVQASPTLAPIFTISARGVSIALILYGFIAAALPVWLLLAPRDYLSTYMKIGTIGALALGIIIVGPSVEMPAVTQFCAGGGPVITGPVLPYIFITIACGAISGFHCMISTGTTPKMLMNERSILPVGYGAMLTESFVGMMALIAACALQPADYFAINSTAAHFQALGMQVVDLPMLNQMVGEDVAHRPGGAVSLAVGMAHIFSRIPGLDHLMNYWYHFCIMFEALFIMTIIDAGTRVGRYMFQELIGRVWPKFGDPHWLPGGIIASALVSGAWGYIVLQGSLSTIWPIFGVSNQLLAIITLAISSVVICSMGKARYVWVTGFPWAVLTVVIFWADFLNMFEIYLPQGEMLMFTVSAIMAILVIIISVASLKKCMYLAKTVPASYDTTATVEAEELKHLEQLVAQQDDEGARARRFKELTIAHH
- a CDS encoding radical SAM protein, with product MSEYICNDCPRRCGVVRSQYYTPHAPMAGYCHTSLQPVVARAALHFWEEPCISGTRGSGTVFFTSCNLRCCFCQNASISTGGTGIPITVKRLREIYGELIAQGAHNINLVTPTPYTWAVRQSLEQPLPVPVVYNCGGYEAPETIDALRGKVQIYLPDLKYMDSALAKRYSGAADYPQAAAEAILRMYDQVGPYELDDDGILQKGVIIRHLILPGCVENTKAVIDWVRSHFDDGQVLFSLMRQYVPCGKAADYPEIDRFLTDEEYDEAEQYLFDSGIEDGFVQEKDSASETFIPSFCGEGVLKSKKI
- the pta gene encoding phosphate acetyltransferase: MRFTEDLKARVAKAQKKIVLPETSSPRVLKAAERVLAEGFARIVLVGKLEQIKKDAAKYQIDLTGVEVIDPATYYRMDELCAYFAKRREKKGMTPEKAYEVMVNNYTFFAAGLVALGEADGVVSGAITTSADVIRAGLQVVGPRPGNKTVSSAFILLTNTPQYGDNGILVLGDCGVIPDPTAEQLADIACICVERAERTVQMLRPRVAFLSYSTMGSGAGESVDKVRQAVQILKDRGVEFDFDGEMQADAALVPEVGERKAPGSKVAGHANVLIFPNLDAANIGYKMVQRFANATALGPLVQGLAKPILDLSRGCSTEDVVDVVAVCCSDAITTDIMKKQAAHPFEG